GTCAGCCAGCGCCACTATTCTTGATACCTCAGCTATCGCCTTGTCTTTAAGCTTTGAGGGATAGCCGGTACCGTCAAGCATCTCATGGTGCTGAAGCACGGCTGTAAGCCACACGTCATCTGTAACGCCATGCCGTTTCAAGAGCTTAACACCCTCTAACGGGTGTTTGTTTATCTCCTCTTTCTGAAAGGGAGAGAGCGCCTCCTCCTGAAAGTGAAGTCTTTCCTGAAGTTCTACCATAGCTATATTCATAGTTAAAGCAGCACATATCAGAGATGTACGGCCCTCCTGACTCCAACCCATTTTCTTGGCAACTATTTCGCACACTATGGCTGTGTGAATGGGATGCTTGACCGTGTATCGGGACTCATGTTCAAGCATAATGGTTCCAAGGGCTAGGTCCTCATCAATAGAGCAGACATCCTGTACAATTTTGGCAGAATTGTGGATTTTCTTCTGAAGCTCTCTTTCTCTTTTTAGGTTTTCAAATAATCCATCTATTTTTATGTTTAAAAGGTCAAGGTTTTCAAACGGCAGGTCAGAGTCAACTATCTTCTCTATGTCAATGTCTTCGTCCTCTTCAAGTACAGCGTCATCTCCCTCTGGATCTATCACAAGTGCGCGGGAGATTTTGGCAACATCCTTTTCGGTCATGACATAACCGCGCCCAAGCATCAATTGGCCGTTTTCGTCATAAATCGGCTTCTCGAGGGGTTTACCTACCATAGACCCTGATATCCTGAGTACTCGCATCTTCATCGCTTCAACACCACCACCATGAAATATATCATTGATTGTGTGTTTTTATCAACAGGTATAATTTAGATAAAATTCGTTGCCGGCGGGAAAATTTCATCTTTGCAACTTCAAAGCATCCTGTGTTACCATACTGCAAGAATATGACGGAAATTAAAAATGAAGCCATTGCGGGGATTTTAAGAGAACTTTCAAAGTATCTTCAAGGTAAGGAAAATGCTTTAAAATTATCTCTGATATCTTTTTTTTCACGCGGACATCTTCTCATTGAAGACTTGCCGGGGCTTGGTAAAACAACACTGGCTATTGGCATAGCGCGGGCACTAGGGCTCACATTTGGCAGAATTCAGTGCACAAGCGACCTTCTGCCAACAGACATTACAGGCCTTTCTATTTTTAACAAGACTAAGGGTGAATTTGAATTTCGTAAGGGACCGATTTTCAGCAACATCGTTCTCGTTGATGAGATAAACAGGGCAACCCCCAAGACCCAAAGCGCTCTCCTTGAAGCTATGGGGGAAAAACAGGTAACTGTTGAGGAGACCACCTATAAGCTCTCCAGGCCTTTCTTTGTTATAGCCACCCAAAATCCCATCGAACACTACGGGACTTTCCCCCTGCCTGAGTCTCAACTGGACAGGTTTATGATGAAAATCGGTATCGGTTATCCGCACAGGGCAGCCGAGATGGATATCATGAGAGGAGGCAGCAGACGCGAGGAGTTGTATGCGTTAAAGCCGTTTTTAAACAGTGAGGAATGTACTAACATTCAGGACGCCATTCGTAAGAACGTTTATATATCAGAAAAAATCCTTGACTATTCAATAAACATAATAGAAGCAACACGAACCAGCAAACACCTTACAGCCGGAGTATCCACCCGCGGTGCACTGGCCTTAGCCAACACAGCCAGGTCACATGCCTTCTTTAACGGCAGAGATTACGTTATCCCTGAGGATATAAAAGCGCTGGCGGAGTTTACCATCCCACACAGGGTGCTCTTTAAGGAGGAGCTTGACACAGATAGCAAAAGGGAGATAATAAGATCGCTCTTAGAAAAAATTCCCACCCCTCTATAATAAAAGTTAATAAAGCCGGTACTATATATATCGTATTGTCAATACTTATCGGTGTTTCAGCCACCAACACGGGCAACAATCTCATATACCTTATAACTGCTGCGATTTTAAGTTTTATGGCCATCTCCGGAGCGTTTGGCAGAAAAAATATCTCTAAACTTCAGGCCGTGATTGAGTTTCCTGATGATTTGTATGCTAACATGGAGTTTCCACTGCGTGTAACGCTGATTAATCAAAAGACATATCTGCCTGCCTCCCTTGTAAGAGTCCGAGTCAGCGGTAACGAAATTCTGTTTCCATACGTTGCACCAAACGCTAAAGAGCAAAAAACCGTGCAGATGCAGTTTCCTCAAAGAGGCCTTACAACCATAGACTCCATAGAGGTTTCCTCGGTTTACCCCTTTAACCTGTTTACCAGATACCGTCAGTTAGAAACTAAAACCGATATAATAATATATCCGGAACCACTCAGGTGCAGCATCCCCGTGGTAAGTGAAAAAACAAGACTTTCCAAAGGTGAGAGTTCCTCAGACAGAGCAGGCTATGACTCAGAGCTAATCTCAGTACGGGATTACGTGGCTGGTGATCCTCTTAAATACGTTCACTGGAAAGCAACAGCACGCACAGGCAAACTTAAGACTAAAGAATTGTCCTCGCTGACGTTTCAGCCGATAGTGATTGATTTTGAAAATTTTCCGTCTGAGTCGGTAGAAACTAAAATTTCCGGTATAACTTACTTAATAGTTGAATTATCTAAAAAGAAAACACCCGTTGGACTTAAAACCAAAGGTAAGTTTTTTAAGCCGGATACCTCGCCTGCCACAAGACGCACCATACTCAGACACCTTGCCCTGATGCCCAAAACAGACTAATGACTTATAGCGTAAAAGTACCATTTTAGATATTTAGGAAGCCATTGTATAATCTTAAACCGTGACTGTCCCTTTTCTCTGTCTTTCCATGTGGTTGGAACCTCGGTGATTTTATATCCTGATGTGTAAGCCTTTGCTATTATTTCCAGCCCAATCTCAAACCCGCCGTCACTTTGTATTTCAAATGTATCAAGCATCGTACTCCGGTAAAGTTTAAAACTGTTTGTAGCATCATAGGTTGGAACACCGGCAAGCAGTTTAAGCGTAAGTCCTGCAGTTCGTGACATTGTTTTTTTTATTATGCCGCCACCTATTTGCTTTCCTCCTTTGCAATACCTGCTGCCGCAGACAAGATCAAACCCGGCATCCATCAAGCTGCACATTTTATCAACATCACCGTAGTCGTCAGACATGTCTGCCATCGTAACAAGTTTATAATCACCAATGGCAGTTTTTAATCCCCATTTGATTGCCTCACAGGCACCTTTTTGGGGGTTTTTCAAGAGCTCCACCGCTGCCCCGTTTTCCTTTAACGCTTTTACCACTGGCACCGTGTTATCATCGTCATTGTCATACACAATGTATATGACATGAGGGGTTTTAACCGTATTTTCTATCACCGAAATTGTAGCAGATATGTTTTCCGCTTCATTAAAAACAGGTATGATTATGGCAAGTTTATTCTTTATCATTTTGATAATTAATGTAACTTAAACTAAATTCCACCTATCTTTATCTGCTCGGCTATCCACGGGATTACCTCATCAAGCGATTCACTGAGAGTTGTTGTTGCCTCAAACCCTAAAATCCGCTTTGCCTTTTCAACATTTGGTACGCGCTTTTGTACATCGTACTGAAACGGTTTATCGGATACGTATCGAAATGGTTTGCCGGTGTTTATCTTATTCCAGATCATTTCAGACAATTCGATTACTGTGGTTGACTGAGCGGTGGATATGTTAAAGTCATCGTTAATGGATTTTTCATTTTCTATACACATGCGGATTCCTCTTGCCAGGTCTCCGGCATAGGTGTAGTGGCGGATTTGATTGCCACTGCCCAGTATGTGAAGCGGGTCTTGTCCCTTTAGTACCTTTTGCACAATGTCCGGGACAACGTGGCTCATGGCAAGTTTCACGTTACCGGAGAGAATCTCCCTCTCCACTTTTGCTCTCTTCTCTCCAATACCAACGGCGTTAAACGGCCTTATTATCGTATAGGGCAACCCGTATTGTTCGTGCGCACCCTTAGCGAAGTACTCACAGGCAAGTTTCTGAAACCCGTATGTGGAAAGAGGCGGAGGACATTTTAGCTGTTCTCCCTCAGGGGTTGGGTATGTGCTGGTGCTTTCAAAAACCATAGAGGATGAAAGAACATTTATCTTTTTCAACTTCTTGTTTTTAAATGCCCAGAGTGCCGCATCAAACGATGCCGCTGTGATTCTTTCGTTTTCAGCTATAAGGTCGTACGCCAGCTCATGAAACATTGATATGCCGCCAATGATTGCAGCAATTGCCGCCATCTGGTCACAATCCGATATTAACTCCTTAAGCAAATCCACATTTTTAACATCGCCCTCAACAAACCGGTACGATGGGTTAGTATCATAACTTTTTTCCACTTTGCCGTATTTAGAGAAGTTGTCAATTCCAACAACCTCATGCCCGCAATTAAGCAGCTCCTCAACCAGATAGCCGCCAACAAATCCGGCTGACCCCGTTACCAGTATCTTCATAATTAGAAATATCCCCCTTCACCAAAAAAATTCCATATATCCACCAGCACCTTTGATGTTTTGTCAATTTTGAGCCCCTTGTAGTTGCTGTGAGGAGCGCCAAGTATCAGAATATCAGATGCCTCAATACATTCATCTAACGATATAAGTCTGTCATCTCTGACATATGGGTCAGTGCAGAGCACCTCTTTTGCCTCAAACTCAAGGATTTTTTTAAGTTTATAAGAAAGTGACTCCCTCTCATCGTCTATATCCCCTTTAAAGGCCATTCCGATGATTCCCACCCGCTTTTCCTTAAGATTATACTTGTCTTTCAGGCGGCCAACGATGAAATTAGGCAGTCCCTCGTTAATGAGCATAGCGGCATGGCCAAGGAAAAACTTATTATTGCTGAAGGCGGCAAGCTGCATGGTGTCTTTAAAAAGGCACGGGCCTGCAGCAAATCCTGCTTTGGCAAACCCTGCCATCCTTGGGTAATGGTGTACTGCCGCATTATATACCTTATAGAAATCAACATCGTTTTGGGTAGCCACCTGATAAAACTGGTTTGAAATCGAAAAAAGAATATATCGCCATACGTTTGTAAAGAGTTTTGTTAATTCTGCTTCAAGAGGATTCAGCCGGATAATGTCTGTGGTGAGGGCGCTAAAAAATCCGCTTGCCTCATTAAATGATTTATCATCAAAGGCTCCTATTATCTGTGGCAGACTGCTTAGCTCCTCCATGGCTTTACCCTCTGCGATTCTTTCCGGACAGAAGGTCAGTGAGACGTGCTTGCCGTATGACTGTAAAAAATCCCGAATTCTTTCCGTAGTTCCCGGATACACGGTGCTTCTGAGTATAATGTGATGGGTGTCTGAGATA
The Nitrospirota bacterium genome window above contains:
- a CDS encoding PilZ domain-containing protein, coding for MKMRVLRISGSMVGKPLEKPIYDENGQLMLGRGYVMTEKDVAKISRALVIDPEGDDAVLEEDEDIDIEKIVDSDLPFENLDLLNIKIDGLFENLKRERELQKKIHNSAKIVQDVCSIDEDLALGTIMLEHESRYTVKHPIHTAIVCEIVAKKMGWSQEGRTSLICAALTMNIAMVELQERLHFQEEALSPFQKEEINKHPLEGVKLLKRHGVTDDVWLTAVLQHHEMLDGTGYPSKLKDKAIAEVSRIVALADIYCARVSGRYYRQPMLPTVALKELFLNKNDSLDPDISAVFIKNLGIYPPGTYVQLANNETAIVTQRGERINAPIAYTVLRQNNTVPTVAIKRDTSLDEYAVKTIVPPSKVKVVINRFQLWGYGAFKRPKVAKRKQLRVQVTIPAKVLELATISTYEAVILNISLKGCFIRIQTSTDKEFQFNKDFYVTFRLLNRTLENIHALSRTIQRKYDHSLIGMEFIELSTEHSEIIKIFINSQS
- a CDS encoding MoxR family ATPase yields the protein MTEIKNEAIAGILRELSKYLQGKENALKLSLISFFSRGHLLIEDLPGLGKTTLAIGIARALGLTFGRIQCTSDLLPTDITGLSIFNKTKGEFEFRKGPIFSNIVLVDEINRATPKTQSALLEAMGEKQVTVEETTYKLSRPFFVIATQNPIEHYGTFPLPESQLDRFMMKIGIGYPHRAAEMDIMRGGSRREELYALKPFLNSEECTNIQDAIRKNVYISEKILDYSINIIEATRTSKHLTAGVSTRGALALANTARSHAFFNGRDYVIPEDIKALAEFTIPHRVLFKEELDTDSKREIIRSLLEKIPTPL
- a CDS encoding DUF58 domain-containing protein, with the translated sequence MSILIGVSATNTGNNLIYLITAAILSFMAISGAFGRKNISKLQAVIEFPDDLYANMEFPLRVTLINQKTYLPASLVRVRVSGNEILFPYVAPNAKEQKTVQMQFPQRGLTTIDSIEVSSVYPFNLFTRYRQLETKTDIIIYPEPLRCSIPVVSEKTRLSKGESSSDRAGYDSELISVRDYVAGDPLKYVHWKATARTGKLKTKELSSLTFQPIVIDFENFPSESVETKISGITYLIVELSKKKTPVGLKTKGKFFKPDTSPATRRTILRHLALMPKTD
- a CDS encoding glycosyltransferase; the encoded protein is MIKNKLAIIIPVFNEAENISATISVIENTVKTPHVIYIVYDNDDDNTVPVVKALKENGAAVELLKNPQKGACEAIKWGLKTAIGDYKLVTMADMSDDYGDVDKMCSLMDAGFDLVCGSRYCKGGKQIGGGIIKKTMSRTAGLTLKLLAGVPTYDATNSFKLYRSTMLDTFEIQSDGGFEIGLEIIAKAYTSGYKITEVPTTWKDREKGQSRFKIIQWLPKYLKWYFYAISH
- a CDS encoding NAD-dependent epimerase/dehydratase family protein, whose translation is MKILVTGSAGFVGGYLVEELLNCGHEVVGIDNFSKYGKVEKSYDTNPSYRFVEGDVKNVDLLKELISDCDQMAAIAAIIGGISMFHELAYDLIAENERITAASFDAALWAFKNKKLKKINVLSSSMVFESTSTYPTPEGEQLKCPPPLSTYGFQKLACEYFAKGAHEQYGLPYTIIRPFNAVGIGEKRAKVEREILSGNVKLAMSHVVPDIVQKVLKGQDPLHILGSGNQIRHYTYAGDLARGIRMCIENEKSINDDFNISTAQSTTVIELSEMIWNKINTGKPFRYVSDKPFQYDVQKRVPNVEKAKRILGFEATTTLSESLDEVIPWIAEQIKIGGI
- a CDS encoding nucleotide sugar dehydrogenase: MYDLCIVGGLGHIGLPMGITMAKAGKRVLLIDINPEAIKTVSGGKVPFMESGAEGALKEVLNKTLFISNNNADIRLCKFVVIVIGTPVDEHLNPQFTIFKKLFLSLMDNISDTHHIILRSTVYPGTTERIRDFLQSYGKHVSLTFCPERIAEGKAMEELSSLPQIIGAFDDKSFNEASGFFSALTTDIIRLNPLEAELTKLFTNVWRYILFSISNQFYQVATQNDVDFYKVYNAAVHHYPRMAGFAKAGFAAGPCLFKDTMQLAAFSNNKFFLGHAAMLINEGLPNFIVGRLKDKYNLKEKRVGIIGMAFKGDIDDERESLSYKLKKILEFEAKEVLCTDPYVRDDRLISLDECIEASDILILGAPHSNYKGLKIDKTSKVLVDIWNFFGEGGYF